The segment GCAATCCCGCGGCACGCTCGACGTCCGCCACCGCGAAGGCGTCCGCTGCGACGTCCTCGGGCAGCACCACGCCACCGGCGCCGTCCAGCGCCATGCCCGAATCGATGAACCGCACCCCGGACGCCGCCCCGAGCCACCGATGATCGCTCACCCCGAGCGCGAGCATCGCCTCGGCCAGCTCACCCTCGCGATGCCGGCCCAGAGCCGCCCCGTGCAGGTGGGCGAGCTGCGGCGGGATCACCTCGCCCTGCTCACCTCGGGTGCAGGTCACCAGGCACACCTGCGCGCCGGCAGCGGCATAGTGCGCCATGGTGGCGCCGGTGGTGATGCTCTCGTCGTCCGGATGAGCATGCACCAGCATCAGCCGGCGCTGGGACCGGCGGTCCGGGCCGGGTCGATCGGTGGAGGTCATCCCGCCGAGGGGTCGTCCTGGGTCGGGATGAACGAGACCGCCTCGGACTTCGGCTCGGGGAAGTGGCAGGCCACCTGGTGGCCCGGCTCCAGCTCGACCACGGGTGGGACCTCGACCGAGCACTGCTCCTGCACCTTCCAGCACCGGGTGCGGAACACACACCCGGACGGCGGGTTGGCCGGCGAGGGCAGATCCCCTTGCAGCCGAATCCGTTCCACCTTGGAGGTGAACGCGGGGTCCGGCACCGGGACGGCCGAGAGCAACGCCTTGGTGTAGGGGTGGCGGGGCGACTCGTAGAGCGTGTCGCGGTCGGCATTCTCCATGATCTTGCCCAGGTACATCACGACCACCCGGTCGGAGATGTGCCGAACCACCGACAGGTCGTGGGCGATGAAGACGTAGGCCATCTGCTGCTCGGCCTGGATGTCCTCGAGCAGGTTGACCACCTGCGCCTGGATCGAGACGTCCAGGGCCGAGACCGGCTCGTCACAGACGACCAACTGCGGCCGCAGCGCGATCGCTCGGGCCACGCCGATGCGCTGCCGCTGGCCACCGGAGAACTCGTGCGGGTACCGGTTGTAGTGCTCCGGGTTCAGGCCCACGCGCTCCATGAGTTCCTGGACCGCTGCCTTGACGCCGCCTGCGGGCTTGACCTTCTGGATCTCGAAGGGCGCGGCGACGATCTCGCCCACACTGTGCCGGGGGTTGAGTGAGCCGTACGGGTCCTGGAACACCATCTGCATCTCGCGGCGCAACTGCTGCAGCTCGCGGCCCCCGACCGTCGTGATGTCCTTGCCGGCAAACTCGATGGTGCCGGCGGTCGGGTCCAGCAGGCGCAACATGGTGCGTCCGGCGGTGGACTTGCCGCAGCCCGACTCGCCGACCAGACCGACGGTCTCGCCGCGCGACACCTGCAGCGAGATGCCGTCGACGGCCTTGACCGGGTCGTCCGGTAGCCGGATGATGCCCGGCTTCTTCACCGGGAAGTGCTTCTTCAGGTCGGTGACCTTCAGCAGGGTCTCGCCGACGGCGACGCGGGGCGCACCGCTGAGGTCGGGCAGGCTCTCGGTGGCGCTCACTCGGGCTCACCACTTTCCTCGGGGCGGAAGGCCGCGGCGTCCGACTGCCCGCCACTGCCACGGAACTCCAGGCGGCTGCGATCCCTGGCCGTCAGGAAGCACCGGGCCTCTTGGCCGCCGCCCACCGGGACGAGCTCGGGCATCTCCTGCCGGCACCGGTCGTCGGGTACCTCGTCCCGATGCGCGCACCGGGGATTGAACGAACACCCCGACGGCAGGTTGATCAAGGACGGCGGGCTGCCGGGGATCGGATCGAGCGCAGCCTGGCGGGACTGGTCCAGGCGCGGCATCGACTTGAGCAGGCCGACGGTGTACGGATGCTTGGGCCGGTAGAAGACGTCGTTGACCGTGCCCTTCT is part of the Kineosporiaceae bacterium genome and harbors:
- a CDS encoding dipeptide ABC transporter ATP-binding protein, which produces MPDLSGAPRVAVGETLLKVTDLKKHFPVKKPGIIRLPDDPVKAVDGISLQVSRGETVGLVGESGCGKSTAGRTMLRLLDPTAGTIEFAGKDITTVGGRELQQLRREMQMVFQDPYGSLNPRHSVGEIVAAPFEIQKVKPAGGVKAAVQELMERVGLNPEHYNRYPHEFSGGQRQRIGVARAIALRPQLVVCDEPVSALDVSIQAQVVNLLEDIQAEQQMAYVFIAHDLSVVRHISDRVVVMYLGKIMENADRDTLYESPRHPYTKALLSAVPVPDPAFTSKVERIRLQGDLPSPANPPSGCVFRTRCWKVQEQCSVEVPPVVELEPGHQVACHFPEPKSEAVSFIPTQDDPSAG